Proteins from a single region of Hypanus sabinus isolate sHypSab1 chromosome 26, sHypSab1.hap1, whole genome shotgun sequence:
- the LOC132381386 gene encoding interleukin-17D-like, which translates to MSIPVVILFMMLMTGPQGAEARLRNARQLRTRREASCNETSPCSLMGHRPAQTLNLDKCTADDYTRPDQLNELALSPWTYKNCYDENRYPENILVAVCKGRFCEQPLAEMRSVPIHHVMEVTYRFLEQGEQKNCIDHLEVPIGCTCIPD; encoded by the exons ATGTCCATCCCAGTG gtgatTCTGTTCATGATGCTGATGACCGGCCCACAAGGAGCGGAGGCACGGCTTCGGAATGCGAGGCAGCTGAGGACTCGGAGGGAGGCTAGCTGTAATGAAACGAGTCCATGCAGCCTCATGGGGCACAGACCCGCCCAGACCTTGAATCTGGACAAATGCACAGCAGACGACTACACCCGCCCAGACCAACTCAATGAGCTCGCCCTCTCCCCATGGACCTACAA GAACTGCTACGATGAGAACCGTTACCCGGAGAACATCCTGGTGGCGGTATGCAAGGGGAGGTTCTGTGAGCAGCCGCTGGCGGAGATGCGCTCTGTCCCTATCCACCACGTCATGGAGGTGACTTACCGCTTCTTGGAGCAGGGCGAGCAGAAAAACTGCATCGATCACCTGGAAGTGCCCATCGGGTGCACCTGCATCCCGGACTAG